TACTGTATACAATTTCGTATAACACAATTATAAATCCATGTCTATAACTTTATTGTTCTTTGGGGCACTCATGGAAAAGACTGTCAAAGCCCCGAAAAAGCATTATTATTTATACACTTTTACCGGCAGGATTACAACCCCCGCGGTGAACTTATGCTCTGGTTTAACGACGTAAAATTTTATTGTGTTTACGAATAAGGCTACAATGTTTTATTATACATTGAGAGGTGTTTTAGTGAATAAAGCAATTAATTTCTTTTTGTGTATTCTTGTGGCTTTTCCGGTTTTTGCGTCAAAACTGGATATAAATATCATTTATGAAGCATCCCGGATGAAGATTAAAGAGACAGTATGCGGGTGGCAGCCCGACTTTGATCTTGGATATGTCGAAAGCGAAAACGACTGTTACCAAACGATATATGAGATTGATGTCCCAATGTACGGCTTTATTGTTGAGCCAAAATCCACCCCGCTTCCTCAGGCTGCAAAAGTTGCATATTATCTGTCTTTTTTTGATTCTGCCGTCCCTAAGGATGGTCATGTTAAAACCGTGGTTCTAAAAGACGGAAAGCCTGTTCGAACCGTAACAGGCATACGTCACGACAGAACTTTTGAAGGACTTGTCATAATGGATAAAGGTGAAAGTTTACAATTTTCATCAAAAACAGAACCGTCTTACACTTATATCTATATAATAGCAGTGATATTTGTTATAATAGGCTCATATTTTATCCTCAGGAAACGAAAATGAACATTTGCCTTTTCACTGCAAACCACATCGGAGAACTTCTTTTAGCAGAGCTGGATAAAAGACATTTTTATCCGGATGTTGTAACCTATACAAGGGGGTTTCAGAGGACGACTCTGGCAAAAGACCTTGGCTCTTTCCGTAAAGAGTTTAATATGACTTTTATCGCATCAAACAGCTATCTCACATGTGACAAACTGCAGGACATCTCAGACCGGACTATAGTATGCGTTGACTGGACAAAGGATTTCTTTAAGGATGCTGAGCTTGTCGGGATGGATGTTATCTTCGCTCATCCATCACTTTTACCCGCCTACAGAGGCTATTCCGCTGTCACAGAGCAGTTTGTACGGGGAGTGACTGTCAGCGGCGCAAGCTTTTATAAACAGGGGAACCGCATTGACGCAGGGGACATCATCCACTCAGCAGAAATCAGAATAGGCTATCAGGACTACCCTGACGATTTCCTCCGAAAATATGCCTCAGCCTGTGCGGACTTCATCGTGGAACTGAACAAAAAAGGGGTAGACGCATACGAAGCTGTACCGCAAAACGAAGACATGTCTTTTTATCTACAACGTAAACGTGGCAAAGACTCTATTATAGATTTCAACAGGGACGCTTTCAGCCTCTACAACCACATCAGAGGGTACAGTCGTCCTTTTTTCGGCGCCTATTATATGTCAGAAGGCAAGAAAGTGAATGTCTGGCGTGCTTTTACTGAAGTCTGGCAGGGGGATTACGGCTGCCCTGGCGAGGTGCTTTCTGTAACAGACAATGGAGCTGAAATCGCCTGTGGAAGTGGCACTATAACTTTCAAAGAAGTTGAAATAGACGGTAAAGTTTATAAAGGGGAACAACTTAAATGTCTTACAGTATAAGGCACAGATTGCTTCGTCACGCTGTTCCTTGCAACGACAAGGTTGGCACGTCACTGTCCACACACCTCCCGTCATTGCGAACAAAGTGAAGCAATCTGCAAACGCTATCAGAGTTCCACACCATAAGATTGCTTCGTCACGCTCCTCCTCGCAATGACAATAACGGCTGTCATTACATCCCTCGCAACGACCACTATTACCTATATTTCAGTATGTAAAATAGTTTTCCATATTGACTTATAATATATTCGTACGATAATTATTCGTATAATAACCGTAATATACACTGCGGGAGGATATAATGAATAAAAATGGCTTCACACTTGTCGAACTTGCTATAGTGCTTGTAATAATAGGGATTATTCTCGGCGGTGTCATAAAAGGGCAGGAGCTGGTCACAAACGCTAAGATAAAAGGACTTTACAGAGAATTTCAACAAGTTGAGTTCGCTACTTTTTCATATTACGACAGATTTAATAATTATCCAGGCGACAACAAAAGCAATGAAAACGGGCTAATAGAGGCTGACCCTGTCGGAGATGGAACCGGTACTGATGAAACTGTCAAATTCTGGTCAGACGTAACTTCAGAAGGTTTTTATATCGGAGAGTTAGACAGTATAACCAACTTGCCTGGCCATGGACTAGGCGGAACTATAAGCGTGACAAACAAAGTATTTGGTTTTGCAAAAAACGCTGTGTGCTTTTCTGATATATCTCCGGATGACGCTCTTATATTTGACACACAATTCGACGATGGCAAATCTGATTCAGGCACAATCAGGGGCGGCAGTGGCAATAATACAGCCAGTGACGACTACACCGGAACTGCCGAATACAGGATATGCGTGCAGCTGGATTAATTCTCTGTCAATTAAACAAACACAAGGGCGGCTACAGGGTCGCCTTTGATTTTAATTATCTAAGACACTTCCATATTTAATTATTTTTTAGTATTATTATTTCCAGAGGGGGCAATGAACAAAACCATACCGATATTAATACTTACTCTTGTGATGAGTATAGTACTGTTTATGATAGCGGATTCCAGAATGTCTGACCCTATCATTGTCGATAAGCTAATACAGCTTGTATATCCGGACTGGCGCCCCACAGGACAGACAGAGAAACCTGCCATGCCCATGCAGAAACCTGAGCAGACAACCTCCTCTCCATCTGCAGATATCGTAAAAAAACTCAACACTGTTGAAAACAGCGCAAAAGTCACAAAAAAACATATAAATACAGAACAAAATGCATCTATGCTGAATGCTGTGAGTGCTGCAAAGCTGGAAGAGGTGAAATCTCTCATAAGGAAAGGCGCTGACATCAACTATCAGGACGATTATGGCAATACAGCACTTAACTTAGCCGTTATGCGTGGCAACACTGAGATTATAAATACACTACTAATAAACGGTGCAGACCCGAACATCGCCAATGCCGAAGGGTATACACCCACAGCGAACGCAGCCAGGCAGCGCAGGGAACAGATAGCCAGCGTGCTTCTGGAGCGTGGTGCAGACCCGAACAAGCCTAATATTGACGGAGTCACACCATTGATGCTTGCTGCAAAATTCGGACACGAGAAAATCGTGGACATGATGATAAAACACGGTGCAAAAACAAACCTGAAAGACAATCTCGGCAGAACAGCTATGATATACGCCGCTGAAAGAGGTTACACCCGCATAGTCATCGCACTGATAAGCATGGGGGCAGATAAAAATATTACTGACAACATCGGAAACACAGCAAAGGATTACGCCCAGCGTTTCGGACACGACTCCACAGTAATAATCCTCAGCAGAAATTAAAACAGATAGCCTATCTCAAGGTATATAGCAAAGAAGCCCGCACCTATTTTAGTAAATGTTCCGACAAACCTGCCGAAAAGAATTCCCTTCGCCTTCTCTCTAGCACGGACAAGACTCGCACCTGCCGCAAGCTCATAGAAAAGCGTCCCCAGATAAGCTCCGAGAAAAGTCCCCACAACAGCCCCCAATCCCATAAAGAGAGGCGCCATCAGTATACCCAGTATGACTGCTGCGACCACAGAAACCCAGAAACCTTTGCTGGATATGCCGTATCTTCTTCCTACAACAAATGATGCGTAAAACTCTGCAACCTCGCCGGCGGCAATAATTATAATAACACTGATAAAAAGCTTAATGCCGATAAATCCGCTCAAAACCATGATTACAGGGATAATTGCAGCAATAATCCCGCCGGGGATACCAACTAT
This window of the Denitrovibrio acetiphilus DSM 12809 genome carries:
- a CDS encoding DUF456 family protein, whose product is METIKVILIGLQSVAVLTNIVGIPGGIIAAIIPVIMVLSGFIGIKLFISVIIIIAAGEVAEFYASFVVGRRYGISSKGFWVSVVAAVILGILMAPLFMGLGAVVGTFLGAYLGTLFYELAAGASLVRAREKAKGILFGRFVGTFTKIGAGFFAIYLEIGYLF
- a CDS encoding ankyrin repeat domain-containing protein, with product MNKTIPILILTLVMSIVLFMIADSRMSDPIIVDKLIQLVYPDWRPTGQTEKPAMPMQKPEQTTSSPSADIVKKLNTVENSAKVTKKHINTEQNASMLNAVSAAKLEEVKSLIRKGADINYQDDYGNTALNLAVMRGNTEIINTLLINGADPNIANAEGYTPTANAARQRREQIASVLLERGADPNKPNIDGVTPLMLAAKFGHEKIVDMMIKHGAKTNLKDNLGRTAMIYAAERGYTRIVIALISMGADKNITDNIGNTAKDYAQRFGHDSTVIILSRN
- a CDS encoding prepilin-type N-terminal cleavage/methylation domain-containing protein; translation: MNKNGFTLVELAIVLVIIGIILGGVIKGQELVTNAKIKGLYREFQQVEFATFSYYDRFNNYPGDNKSNENGLIEADPVGDGTGTDETVKFWSDVTSEGFYIGELDSITNLPGHGLGGTISVTNKVFGFAKNAVCFSDISPDDALIFDTQFDDGKSDSGTIRGGSGNNTASDDYTGTAEYRICVQLD
- a CDS encoding formyltransferase family protein, producing MNICLFTANHIGELLLAELDKRHFYPDVVTYTRGFQRTTLAKDLGSFRKEFNMTFIASNSYLTCDKLQDISDRTIVCVDWTKDFFKDAELVGMDVIFAHPSLLPAYRGYSAVTEQFVRGVTVSGASFYKQGNRIDAGDIIHSAEIRIGYQDYPDDFLRKYASACADFIVELNKKGVDAYEAVPQNEDMSFYLQRKRGKDSIIDFNRDAFSLYNHIRGYSRPFFGAYYMSEGKKVNVWRAFTEVWQGDYGCPGEVLSVTDNGAEIACGSGTITFKEVEIDGKVYKGEQLKCLTV